In a genomic window of Candidatus Binatia bacterium:
- a CDS encoding SCO family protein gives MTVASESRRIGPAAGARRSSAARTGLVLAALLLVAGGASLWFSVTARRASDEPLPVLSTVPDFSLIEASGRPITRQDLAGNPWVADLVFTHCAAICPMMTAEMSRLVQQSDDVPEVKFVSISVDPERDTPEVLTAYAERHGADRSRWLFLTGDETEIRRLALEGLRLPVADGNVAAGEDPILHSQRFVLVDAESRVRGTYDVRDPEAMLKLRGDLRRVRDEQRAR, from the coding sequence GTGACGGTCGCGAGCGAGAGCCGCCGCATCGGGCCCGCGGCCGGCGCGAGGCGCTCCTCGGCTGCCCGGACGGGTCTCGTGCTCGCCGCGCTGCTGCTGGTCGCAGGCGGCGCGTCGCTGTGGTTCAGCGTGACGGCGCGCCGCGCGAGCGACGAGCCGCTGCCGGTGCTCTCGACCGTGCCCGACTTCTCGTTGATCGAGGCGTCGGGCCGTCCGATCACGCGCCAGGACCTCGCCGGCAACCCGTGGGTCGCGGACCTCGTGTTCACGCACTGCGCGGCGATCTGCCCGATGATGACCGCGGAGATGTCGCGCCTCGTGCAGCAGAGCGACGACGTCCCGGAGGTCAAGTTCGTCTCGATCAGCGTCGACCCCGAGCGCGACACGCCCGAGGTGCTCACCGCTTACGCCGAGCGCCACGGCGCCGACCGCTCGCGCTGGCTCTTCCTCACCGGCGACGAGACGGAGATCCGCCGCCTCGCGCTCGAGGGGCTGCGGCTCCCGGTCGCCGACGGCAACGTCGCGGCGGGCGAGGATCCGATCCTGCACAGCCAGCGCTTCGTCCTGGTCGACGCGGAGTCGCGCGTGCGCGGCACGTACGACGTGCGCGACCCGGAGGCGATGCTGAAGCTGCGCGGCGACCTGCGCCGCGTGCGCGACGAGCAGCGCGCGCGCTGA
- a CDS encoding ABC transporter permease has translation MDTLIRPTLTLWQREIVRFYRQRSRIVGALATPVLFWMLLGSGFAESFRPAGSEGVGYAEYFYPGTIVLVVLFTAIFSTISVIEDRREGFLQAVLVAPVARSTIVLGKILGGTTLALGQALLLLAAAPLLGLRLGVFDLVLAVAVLFVVAFALTTLGFLIAWRMDSTQGFHAIMNLVLIPMWLLSGAFFPAAGASPWLRALMMLNPLTYGVAALRRCLYAGTATVGADVPALALSLLVTCAFAALTFLAARALASRPLDVGLA, from the coding sequence ATGGACACGCTGATCCGCCCGACGCTGACCCTGTGGCAGCGGGAGATCGTGCGCTTCTACCGCCAGCGGAGCCGCATCGTCGGCGCGCTCGCGACGCCGGTGCTGTTCTGGATGCTGCTGGGCTCGGGCTTCGCAGAGTCCTTCCGTCCGGCCGGCAGCGAGGGTGTCGGCTACGCGGAGTACTTCTACCCGGGCACGATCGTGCTGGTGGTGCTGTTCACCGCGATCTTCTCGACGATCTCGGTGATCGAGGATCGGCGCGAGGGCTTCCTGCAGGCGGTGCTCGTGGCCCCCGTCGCGCGCTCGACCATCGTGCTCGGCAAGATCCTCGGCGGCACGACGCTCGCGCTCGGGCAAGCGCTGCTGCTGCTCGCCGCGGCCCCGCTGCTCGGGCTGCGGCTCGGCGTCTTCGACCTCGTGCTGGCGGTCGCGGTGCTCTTCGTCGTCGCATTCGCGCTCACCACGCTGGGCTTCCTGATCGCGTGGCGGATGGACTCGACGCAGGGCTTCCACGCGATCATGAACCTCGTGCTGATCCCGATGTGGCTGCTGTCGGGCGCGTTCTTTCCGGCGGCGGGCGCGTCGCCCTGGCTGCGCGCTCTGATGATGCTGAACCCGCTGACCTACGGCGTCGCGGCGCTACGCCGTTGCCTGTACGCCGGCACGGCGACCGTCGGCGCGGACGTGCCGGCGCTCGCGCTGTCGCTGCTCGTCACGTGTGCGTTTGCGGCGCTGACCTTCCTCGCGGCCCGCGCCCTCGCCTCGCGGCCGCTCGACGTGGGGCTCGCGTGA
- a CDS encoding ATP-binding cassette domain-containing protein, giving the protein MRHSYGDTLALDGLSFTVRRGEIFGLLGPNGGGKTTLFRILSTLLAPTGGRASIGGHDVVREPHAVRRQIGVVFQSPSLDVKLTVRENMRHQGHLYGLSGAALEERIDEMLGRVAMRDRADARVETLSGGMRRRVDLAKGLLHRPALVLLDEPTTGLDPGARLDLWEYVREARERDGLSVLITTHLMEDAERCDRLLIIDRGRIVALDTPDVLRDSVGGDVIVARTRDPAALAAKVRERFGQEASVVDGTVHIRRPRGHEFVPALFDAFPGQIEAVSVGKPTLEDVFIQRTGHRLWDSER; this is encoded by the coding sequence CTGCGCCACAGCTACGGCGACACGCTCGCGCTCGACGGGCTCTCGTTCACGGTGCGGCGCGGCGAGATCTTCGGCCTGCTCGGTCCGAACGGCGGCGGCAAGACGACGCTGTTCCGCATCCTGTCGACGCTGCTCGCCCCGACCGGGGGCCGTGCCTCGATCGGCGGGCACGACGTCGTGCGCGAGCCGCACGCGGTACGACGTCAGATCGGCGTCGTGTTCCAGTCGCCGAGCCTCGACGTCAAGCTGACCGTCCGCGAGAACATGCGTCACCAGGGCCACCTGTACGGCCTCTCCGGCGCGGCCCTCGAGGAGCGCATCGACGAGATGCTCGGACGCGTCGCGATGCGCGACCGCGCCGACGCGCGCGTCGAGACCCTGTCCGGCGGCATGCGGCGCCGCGTCGACCTCGCCAAGGGTCTGCTGCACCGCCCTGCCCTCGTCCTGCTCGACGAGCCGACCACCGGCCTCGACCCAGGCGCGCGCCTCGACCTCTGGGAGTACGTGCGCGAGGCGCGCGAGCGCGACGGCCTCTCGGTGCTGATCACGACGCACCTGATGGAGGACGCCGAGCGCTGCGATCGCCTGCTGATCATCGACCGCGGTCGCATCGTCGCTCTCGACACGCCGGACGTGCTGCGCGACAGCGTCGGCGGCGACGTGATCGTCGCCCGCACGCGCGATCCCGCGGCGCTCGCCGCGAAGGTCCGCGAGCGCTTCGGCCAGGAGGCGAGCGTCGTCGACGGCACCGTGCACATCCGACGCCCGCGCGGCCACGAGTTCGTGCCCGCGCTGTTCGACGCCTTCCCCGGCCAGATCGAGGCGGTCAGCGTCGGCAAGCCGACCCTCGAGGACGTTTTCATCCAGCGCACCGGGCATCGCCTGTGGGACAGTGAGCGCTGA